The following proteins come from a genomic window of Pseudomonas sp. Z8(2022):
- a CDS encoding LLM class flavin-dependent oxidoreductase, translating to MAKQVLLNAFNMNCVGHINHGLWTHPRDRSVDFTRLDYWTDLARLLERGLFDGLFLADILGVYDIYQGNLDLTLRESIQLPINDPLLLVPAMAGVTSHLGFGVTANLSYEAPYTFARRMSTLDHLTNGRVGWNIVTGYLDSAARAMGRPQQVEHDRRYDQAEEYLEVLYKLWEGSWEDDAVLADRDRRIYAQPHKVHPVRHHGEFYQVEGYHLSQPSPQRTPLLFQAGSSARGLQFAGNHAECVFIGGQNKEAVRAQVDKVRAAAVAAGRPADAIKVFMGISVIVAPSEAEARDKLAEYQRHASPEAGIAHFSASTGIDLAAFGLDEPIVERKTNAIESVVKSFSGWTKRRLLQQHALGGRYPQAVGSPSQVADQLLAWIDETGLDGFNLTRTVTPESYADVIDLVVPELQQRGRYKTAYVDGALRHKLFGQGPRLAAPHPAAGWRQLAPQTEEKESRHA from the coding sequence ATGGCCAAGCAAGTGCTGCTCAACGCCTTCAACATGAACTGCGTCGGCCACATCAACCACGGCCTGTGGACCCACCCACGCGACCGCTCGGTGGACTTCACCCGGCTGGACTACTGGACCGACCTGGCCCGCCTGCTCGAGCGCGGGCTGTTCGACGGCCTGTTCCTCGCCGACATCCTCGGCGTCTACGACATCTACCAGGGCAACCTCGACCTGACCCTGCGCGAAAGCATCCAGCTGCCGATCAACGACCCGCTGCTGCTGGTCCCGGCCATGGCCGGCGTCACCTCGCACCTGGGTTTCGGCGTCACCGCCAACTTGAGCTACGAGGCGCCCTACACCTTCGCCCGGCGCATGAGCACCCTGGATCACCTCACCAATGGCCGGGTCGGCTGGAACATCGTCACCGGCTACCTGGACAGTGCCGCCCGCGCCATGGGCCGGCCGCAGCAGGTGGAGCACGACCGCCGCTACGACCAGGCCGAGGAATACCTGGAGGTGCTCTACAAGCTCTGGGAAGGCAGCTGGGAGGACGACGCGGTGCTGGCCGACCGCGACCGGCGCATCTATGCCCAGCCGCACAAGGTGCATCCGGTGCGCCACCACGGGGAGTTCTACCAGGTCGAGGGCTACCACCTCAGTCAGCCTTCACCGCAGCGCACGCCACTGCTGTTCCAGGCCGGCTCCTCGGCACGCGGCCTGCAGTTCGCCGGCAACCACGCCGAGTGCGTGTTCATCGGCGGGCAGAACAAGGAGGCGGTGCGCGCCCAGGTCGACAAGGTACGTGCCGCGGCCGTAGCCGCCGGCCGCCCCGCGGATGCGATCAAGGTGTTCATGGGTATCAGCGTGATCGTCGCGCCGAGCGAGGCCGAGGCCCGCGACAAACTGGCCGAGTACCAGCGCCATGCCAGCCCCGAGGCCGGCATCGCTCACTTCTCCGCCTCCACCGGCATCGACCTGGCCGCCTTCGGCCTGGATGAGCCCATCGTCGAGCGCAAGACCAACGCCATCGAGTCGGTGGTCAAGAGCTTCAGCGGCTGGACCAAGCGCCGCCTGCTGCAGCAGCACGCCCTGGGCGGTCGCTACCCACAGGCAGTCGGCTCACCCTCACAGGTGGCCGACCAGCTGCTGGCGTGGATCGACGAAACCGGTCTGGACGGCTTCAACCTGACCCGCACGGTCACCCCGGAAAGCTACGCCGACGTCATCGACCTGGTAGTGCCCGAGCTGCAACAGCGCGGTCGCTACAAGACCGCCTACGTGGACGGCGCCCTGCGCCACAAGCTGTTCGGCCAGGGCCCGCGCCTGGCCGCTCCCCATCCCGCCGCCGGCTGGCGGCAACTCGCTCCGCAAACCGAAGAAAAGGAATCTCGCCATGCGTAA
- a CDS encoding SfnB family sulfur acquisition oxidoreductase, translated as MNAPLTTPVALIRSDAEALEVAEKLATSFVRDAAERDRERRLPHAELEQFSRSGLWGISVPQEFGGAGVTSVTLARVIARIAQADSSLGQIPQNHFYALEVLRVNGSPEQQRRLYGEVLAGKRFGNALAELGTRTALDRTTRLTRSDSGYRIDGRKFYCTGALFAQRIPTHVLDEHGVGFLAFVPREAEGLELIDDWSGFGQRTTGSGSVVFTGVPLAEEDLVPFQSAFERPTTVGPFAQLLHAAIDTGIARGAYEDLLQFVRHKARPWIDAGVERAAEDPLTQQEIGKLRVRLAASEKLLQRAGEFVDRAQAEPDEASVAAASIAVAEARVISTETSLLLGSKLLELSGSRATLAEYGLDRHWRNARTHTLHDPVRWKYHAVGDYYLNDRLPPRRGTI; from the coding sequence ATGAACGCACCCCTGACTACCCCGGTGGCGCTGATTCGCAGCGATGCCGAAGCCCTCGAGGTGGCCGAGAAGCTGGCCACCAGCTTCGTCCGCGACGCCGCCGAGCGTGACCGCGAGCGCCGCCTGCCGCATGCCGAGCTGGAGCAGTTCTCCCGCTCCGGGTTGTGGGGCATCAGCGTGCCGCAGGAATTCGGCGGCGCCGGCGTTACCAGCGTCACCCTGGCCCGGGTCATTGCCCGCATCGCCCAGGCCGATTCCTCGCTGGGGCAGATCCCGCAGAACCACTTCTACGCCCTGGAAGTGCTGCGGGTAAACGGCAGCCCGGAGCAGCAGCGCCGCCTGTACGGCGAAGTGCTGGCCGGCAAACGCTTCGGCAATGCCCTGGCCGAACTCGGCACCCGGACCGCGCTGGACCGCACCACCCGCCTGACCCGCAGCGATAGCGGCTATCGCATCGACGGACGCAAGTTCTACTGCACCGGCGCGCTGTTCGCCCAGCGCATCCCCACCCATGTGCTGGACGAGCACGGCGTCGGTTTCCTCGCCTTCGTCCCGCGCGAGGCCGAGGGGCTGGAGCTGATCGACGACTGGAGCGGCTTCGGCCAGCGCACCACCGGCAGCGGCAGCGTGGTCTTCACCGGCGTGCCGCTGGCGGAAGAAGACCTGGTGCCGTTCCAGAGCGCCTTCGAGCGGCCGACCACGGTCGGCCCCTTCGCCCAGCTGCTGCACGCGGCCATCGACACCGGCATCGCCCGCGGCGCCTACGAGGACCTGCTGCAGTTCGTGCGGCACAAGGCACGGCCATGGATCGACGCCGGCGTCGAGCGTGCCGCCGAGGATCCGCTGACCCAGCAGGAGATCGGCAAGCTGCGCGTGCGCCTGGCCGCCAGCGAGAAGCTGCTGCAGCGTGCCGGCGAGTTCGTCGACCGTGCCCAGGCAGAGCCGGACGAGGCCAGCGTGGCCGCCGCCTCCATTGCCGTGGCCGAGGCGCGGGTGATCAGCACGGAAACCTCGCTGCTGCTCGGCAGCAAGCTGCTGGAGCTGTCCGGCAGCCGCGCAACGCTGGCCGAGTACGGCCTCGACCGCCACTGGCGCAACGCCCGCACTCACACCCTGCACGACCCGGTGCGCTGGAAGTACCACGCCGTCGGCGACTACTACCTCAACGACCGTCTGCCGCCGCGCCGGGGGACCATCTGA
- a CDS encoding SfnB family sulfur acquisition oxidoreductase: MTSPSTLKNSDQDVAPALYPSTILVTDADALQAARALAEAAQAEAIQRDRERRLPWELVERFTASGLGSIAVPREFGGPQLSFVTIAEVFRIISAADPALGQIPQNHFGLLGLLRVAASPEQQRRLFASVLAGWRIGNGGPERGSRHTLDIQARLIRRDGRWLFSGEKFYSTGAIFAHWVASKALDEQGRPWLAFIQRGRPGLRIVNDWSGFGQRTTASGTVLLNEVEVDEDNLIPLWPLVEQPSIQGAFSQLIQAAIDLGIADAAVRDAIVFVRDRARPWVDAKVERAGDDPYVIADIGRLQIELHAAEALLHEAGRVLDEVAAAPIDADAAARASIAVAEAKALTTEISLVASEKLLDLAGSRATLAEFGLDRHWRNARTHTLHDPVRWKYHAIGAWHLNGRHPNRHSWI, encoded by the coding sequence ATGACCAGTCCGAGTACCCTCAAGAACAGCGACCAGGACGTCGCCCCTGCCCTCTACCCTTCCACCATTCTCGTCACCGATGCCGACGCGCTGCAGGCTGCTCGTGCCCTGGCCGAAGCGGCGCAGGCCGAGGCTATCCAGCGTGACCGCGAGCGCCGCCTGCCCTGGGAACTGGTGGAACGCTTCACCGCCAGCGGCCTCGGCAGCATCGCCGTGCCGCGCGAGTTCGGTGGCCCGCAGTTGTCCTTCGTCACCATCGCCGAAGTGTTCCGCATCATTTCCGCCGCGGACCCGGCCCTGGGTCAGATTCCGCAGAACCATTTCGGCCTGCTCGGCCTGCTGCGCGTAGCCGCCAGCCCGGAACAACAGCGCCGCCTGTTTGCCAGCGTGCTGGCCGGCTGGCGCATCGGCAACGGCGGCCCCGAGCGTGGCAGCAGGCACACGCTGGATATCCAGGCACGCCTGATACGCCGTGACGGCCGCTGGCTGTTCAGCGGCGAGAAGTTCTATTCCACCGGCGCCATCTTCGCCCACTGGGTCGCCAGCAAGGCGCTGGACGAACAAGGCCGTCCCTGGCTGGCCTTCATCCAGCGCGGCCGCCCGGGCCTGCGCATCGTCAACGACTGGTCCGGCTTCGGCCAGCGCACCACCGCCAGCGGCACCGTGCTGCTCAACGAGGTGGAAGTCGACGAGGACAACCTGATCCCGCTGTGGCCGCTGGTCGAACAGCCAAGCATCCAGGGCGCCTTTTCACAGTTGATCCAGGCCGCCATCGACCTGGGCATCGCCGACGCTGCCGTACGCGACGCCATCGTCTTCGTCCGCGACAGGGCGCGTCCCTGGGTCGATGCCAAAGTCGAGCGTGCCGGCGACGATCCCTACGTGATCGCCGACATCGGCCGCCTGCAGATCGAGCTGCACGCCGCCGAGGCGCTGCTGCACGAGGCCGGACGCGTGCTCGACGAAGTGGCCGCCGCCCCCATCGACGCCGATGCCGCCGCCCGTGCGTCCATTGCCGTGGCCGAAGCCAAGGCGCTGACCACCGAGATCAGCCTGGTCGCCAGCGAAAAGCTGCTGGACCTCGCCGGCAGTCGCGCGACGCTGGCCGAGTTCGGCCTCGACCGCCACTGGCGCAACGCCCGCACCCACACCCTGCACGATCCGGTGCGCTGGAAATACCACGCCATCGGCGCCTGGCACCTCAACGGCCGTCATCCCAACCGTCATTCCTGGATCTGA
- the tauD gene encoding taurine dioxygenase produces MTLHITPLSPALGAQISGIDLRQPLTAGLRQQLEDALLQHQVLFFREQPIEPQQQAAFAAQFGDLHIHPIYPNIPEQPEVLVLDTAVTDVRDNAIWHTDVTFLETPALGAVLAAKQLPAYGGDTLWASSSAAFKALSTPLQRLLDGLTATHDFTRSFPLERFGNTPEALERYHEVQRTHPPVVHPVIRTHPVTGRKGLFVNEGFTTRINELKAAESDALLRFLFAHATRPEFTIRWRWQENDVAFWDNRITQHYAVDDYRPARRVMHRATVLGDRPR; encoded by the coding sequence ATGACCTTGCACATCACCCCACTCAGCCCGGCCCTGGGTGCCCAGATCAGCGGCATCGACCTGCGCCAGCCGCTGACTGCCGGCCTGCGCCAGCAACTGGAAGACGCCCTGCTGCAGCATCAGGTGCTGTTCTTTCGTGAGCAGCCCATCGAGCCGCAGCAGCAAGCCGCCTTCGCGGCCCAGTTCGGCGACCTGCATATCCATCCGATCTACCCGAACATCCCCGAGCAACCGGAAGTACTGGTGCTCGACACCGCCGTGACCGACGTGCGCGACAACGCCATCTGGCACACCGACGTGACCTTCCTGGAGACTCCGGCGCTCGGCGCGGTGCTGGCCGCCAAACAGCTGCCGGCCTATGGCGGCGACACCCTCTGGGCCAGCAGCAGCGCGGCCTTCAAGGCCCTCTCGACGCCACTGCAGCGCCTGCTCGACGGCCTGACCGCCACCCATGACTTCACCCGCTCCTTTCCGCTGGAACGCTTCGGCAATACCCCCGAGGCGCTGGAGCGCTACCACGAGGTGCAACGCACTCACCCGCCCGTGGTGCACCCGGTGATAAGGACGCACCCCGTCACCGGGCGCAAGGGCCTATTCGTCAACGAGGGTTTCACAACACGCATCAACGAACTAAAAGCAGCCGAAAGCGACGCCCTGCTGCGCTTTCTCTTCGCCCATGCCACGCGGCCGGAGTTCACCATCCGCTGGCGCTGGCAGGAAAACGACGTGGCCTTCTGGGACAACCGCATCACCCAGCACTACGCCGTCGACGACTACCGCCCGGCGCGACGGGTCATGCATCGCGCCACCGTACTGGGCGACAGACCGCGCTAG
- the tauC gene encoding taurine ABC transporter permease TauC produces the protein MSSYEYVYAKTPEEQHAPRPRRELSLLTISSLSIASLLWLWWAVTSAGLIEPLFLPSPQAVLARGWQLLGEGYMNASLWQHLGASLGRIGLGLAAAVLTAVPLGIAIGRQRIVRGIFDPLIEFYRPIPPLAYLPLIVIWCGIGELSKVLLIYLAIFAPIAIATATGVRNVDPAKLRAAQSLGATPAQLIRHVILPSALPDILTGIRIGLGVGWSTLVAAELIAATEGLGFMVQSAAQFLVTDVVILGILVIALIAFALELGLRALQRKLVPWHGQAH, from the coding sequence ATGAGCAGCTACGAATATGTCTACGCCAAGACGCCCGAAGAACAGCACGCGCCCAGGCCGCGCCGGGAACTGAGCCTGCTGACCATCAGCAGCCTGAGCATAGCCAGCCTGCTCTGGCTGTGGTGGGCAGTGACCAGCGCCGGGTTGATCGAACCCCTGTTTCTGCCCAGCCCGCAGGCCGTGCTCGCCCGTGGCTGGCAACTGCTCGGCGAAGGCTACATGAACGCCAGCCTCTGGCAGCACCTGGGCGCCAGCCTCGGGCGCATCGGCCTCGGTCTGGCGGCCGCCGTGCTCACCGCCGTACCGCTGGGCATCGCCATCGGCCGCCAGCGCATCGTGCGCGGCATCTTCGACCCGCTGATCGAGTTCTACCGACCGATCCCGCCGCTGGCCTACCTGCCGCTGATCGTCATCTGGTGCGGTATCGGCGAGCTGTCCAAGGTGCTGCTGATCTACCTGGCGATCTTCGCCCCAATCGCCATCGCCACCGCCACCGGCGTGCGCAATGTCGACCCCGCCAAGCTGCGCGCCGCGCAATCGCTGGGTGCCACGCCGGCACAACTGATACGCCACGTGATCCTGCCCAGCGCCCTGCCGGACATTCTCACAGGCATCCGTATCGGTCTTGGCGTGGGCTGGTCGACGCTGGTTGCCGCCGAGTTGATCGCCGCCACCGAAGGCCTGGGTTTCATGGTGCAGTCGGCCGCGCAATTCCTGGTCACCGACGTGGTGATCCTCGGCATCCTGGTCATCGCCCTGATCGCCTTCGCCCTCGAACTGGGCCTGCGCGCCCTGCAACGCAAACTGGTGCCCTGGCACGGCCAGGCACATTGA